A single Dechloromonas denitrificans DNA region contains:
- a CDS encoding PAS domain S-box protein, which yields MANPPSQGFTKLLVGLQILLVISVAAGTLSNIYRLRQETLDRHLKEAETQARVFEDQLTQTLNLASLTLQSLPQSIDLPAGAPPGRAVAEHATSQLELIQRRLLFLRSLSVADSDGTIIASSNPENIGRRVAVDNFQPRPAGSAAANFLRLGAPWSGRDFADGSPATPAQPVAADAASFVPVVREELSGDRRLKLLAALNPDYFLNHFARHIDPATTQIEIVAYDGSLVVTTRDDRPVGARHLPEATLQRLLGDEIGSIADDREDQPDRPMLTAFRSSRSYPLLVMVHVDRTLALAKWQAETRQTVTTVGIVLLVLLALTSLLISRVRKSLRAEGRMQKERQLAARVFEHSTNGVIITDAERRIVAVNPHLEQVTGYTSGELIGDDPRRFASGTHEAAFYQAMWNELTTNGVWRGEIVNRRKDGTLIDEWLTISVVRDEAGKLLNYVGVFEDISEERRRDSQIRRLSQAVEQSPTSIVITNLEPAIEYVNPEFFRTTGYTAEEVIGQNPRFLQSGLTPPASYAAMWKTLSHGEIWEGEFVNKRRDASLYYERAIIAPIRDANERITHYVAIKLDITEQRLQGIRLQRQLDALRALNGIVAITGLDPRETIRAALQVAVKHLHLEYAIVSHIDRPAGAYRIEVQVSPDQTLADNQHLELGITYCSTTLEHGELLAIADAAHSTYRLHPCFREFNLAAYLGAPISVNGKVYGTICFSSATAREHDFDPSDLEFVRMLANWAGAFIERMLANNELEEARSAAEAASLAKSSFLANMSHEIRTPMNGVIGMADLLLGSPLTAEQRDFAETIRHSADGLLGLINDILDFSKVEAGKLQLESIPFAPAALLHDILALLAHQANLKQISLATELDPALPGQLLGDPGRLRQILLNLVGNAIKFTQAGSVTVRLESRPIVGRDDQIRLCLTIRDTGIGMTPETIANLFSPFEQGDASTTRMFGGTGLGLSICKRLVELMGGTISVDATPGAGSTFIVALPFSVLNTGQAAPAAVPQTLGELPSGLRILLVEDNLINQKVAGALLAKLGCRTTIADDGHAALEQLATGSFDVVLMDCQMPVIDGFEATRRVRRGEAGAAAARLPIIAMTANAMQGDKEECLAAGMNDYLAKPVSRAELIAALQRASQLR from the coding sequence GTGGCCAACCCACCTTCCCAAGGGTTCACCAAGTTACTGGTCGGCCTGCAGATCCTGCTGGTCATTTCGGTGGCCGCCGGCACGCTGTCGAATATTTACCGGCTGCGCCAGGAAACCCTCGACCGGCATCTGAAGGAAGCCGAAACCCAGGCCCGCGTCTTCGAGGACCAACTGACCCAGACGCTGAATCTGGCCAGCCTGACTCTGCAAAGCCTGCCGCAGTCGATCGACCTGCCGGCCGGCGCGCCACCGGGCCGGGCCGTTGCCGAACACGCCACCAGCCAGCTCGAACTGATCCAGCGTCGGCTGCTCTTCCTGCGCTCGCTGTCGGTTGCCGATAGCGACGGGACGATCATCGCCAGCTCGAATCCGGAGAATATCGGCCGGCGGGTGGCCGTCGACAATTTCCAGCCCCGGCCGGCAGGATCGGCGGCGGCCAATTTCCTGCGCCTCGGGGCGCCCTGGTCCGGGCGGGACTTCGCCGACGGCTCCCCGGCCACCCCGGCCCAACCGGTAGCGGCCGATGCCGCGAGCTTTGTCCCGGTCGTTCGCGAAGAACTCTCTGGCGATCGCCGTCTGAAATTGCTGGCCGCCCTCAACCCCGATTATTTTCTCAACCACTTCGCCCGCCATATCGATCCGGCAACCACCCAGATCGAGATCGTCGCCTACGACGGAAGCCTCGTCGTGACGACGCGCGACGACCGGCCAGTCGGCGCCCGGCACCTCCCGGAGGCGACATTACAGCGCCTGCTCGGCGATGAAATCGGCAGTATCGCCGACGACCGCGAGGACCAGCCCGACCGGCCGATGCTGACCGCCTTCCGCAGCTCGCGCAGCTATCCGCTGCTGGTCATGGTCCATGTCGATCGCACCCTGGCGCTCGCCAAGTGGCAGGCCGAAACGCGGCAGACCGTGACCACGGTGGGTATCGTGCTGCTCGTCCTGCTGGCCCTGACCAGTCTGCTCATCAGCCGCGTCCGCAAAAGCCTGCGGGCCGAGGGGCGCATGCAGAAAGAACGGCAACTGGCTGCCCGGGTCTTCGAACACAGCACCAACGGCGTCATCATCACCGATGCCGAGCGCCGGATCGTTGCCGTAAACCCGCACCTCGAGCAGGTCACCGGCTATACCAGCGGCGAGCTGATCGGCGACGACCCGCGCCGCTTCGCGTCGGGCACCCATGAAGCCGCTTTCTACCAGGCGATGTGGAACGAATTGACGACCAACGGCGTGTGGCGCGGCGAGATCGTCAACCGGCGTAAGGATGGCACGCTGATCGACGAATGGCTGACCATCTCGGTGGTGCGCGACGAGGCCGGCAAGCTGCTCAACTACGTCGGCGTCTTCGAGGACATCTCCGAGGAGCGCCGGCGCGACAGCCAGATCCGCCGCCTGTCGCAGGCCGTCGAACAGAGTCCGACGAGCATCGTCATCACCAATCTCGAACCGGCCATCGAGTACGTCAATCCGGAATTCTTCCGCACCACCGGCTATACGGCGGAGGAAGTCATCGGCCAGAATCCGCGCTTTCTGCAGTCCGGCCTGACCCCGCCAGCGAGCTATGCGGCGATGTGGAAGACGCTGAGCCACGGCGAGATCTGGGAGGGCGAATTCGTCAACAAGCGGCGGGACGCTTCGCTCTATTACGAACGCGCCATCATCGCGCCGATCCGCGACGCCAACGAGCGGATCACCCATTACGTCGCGATCAAGCTCGACATCACCGAACAGCGCCTGCAAGGCATCCGCCTGCAACGCCAGCTCGACGCCTTGCGCGCCCTCAACGGCATCGTCGCCATCACCGGCCTCGACCCCCGCGAAACAATCCGCGCCGCGCTGCAGGTTGCCGTCAAGCACCTCCATCTCGAATACGCCATCGTCAGCCACATCGACCGGCCAGCCGGCGCCTACCGCATCGAAGTCCAGGTTTCGCCCGATCAGACCCTGGCCGACAACCAACACCTCGAACTCGGCATCACCTATTGCAGCACGACCCTCGAGCACGGCGAGTTGCTGGCGATTGCCGACGCCGCGCATTCGACCTATCGGCTCCACCCCTGTTTCCGCGAATTCAACCTGGCGGCTTATCTCGGGGCGCCGATCTCGGTCAATGGCAAGGTTTACGGGACCATCTGCTTCTCCTCGGCCACCGCCCGCGAACACGACTTCGACCCCTCCGATCTCGAATTCGTCCGGATGCTGGCCAACTGGGCTGGCGCCTTCATCGAGCGCATGCTGGCCAACAACGAGCTGGAAGAAGCGCGCTCCGCCGCCGAAGCGGCCAGCCTGGCCAAGAGCAGCTTCCTGGCCAACATGAGCCATGAAATTCGCACTCCGATGAATGGCGTCATCGGCATGGCCGACCTGCTGCTCGGCAGCCCGCTGACCGCCGAACAGCGCGATTTCGCCGAAACCATCCGGCACAGCGCCGACGGCCTGCTCGGGCTGATCAACGACATCCTCGACTTTTCCAAGGTCGAGGCCGGCAAGCTGCAGCTCGAAAGCATTCCTTTCGCGCCGGCCGCCCTGCTCCACGACATCCTGGCGCTGCTCGCCCACCAGGCCAATCTCAAGCAGATTTCGCTCGCCACCGAACTCGATCCGGCACTCCCCGGCCAACTGCTCGGCGACCCCGGCCGGCTGCGCCAGATCCTGCTCAATCTGGTCGGCAATGCCATCAAGTTCACCCAGGCCGGCAGCGTTACCGTTCGCCTCGAGAGCCGGCCGATCGTCGGCCGCGACGACCAGATCCGGCTCTGCCTGACGATCCGCGACACCGGTATCGGCATGACCCCGGAAACCATCGCCAATCTCTTTTCACCGTTCGAGCAGGGCGACGCTTCGACGACCCGGATGTTCGGCGGCACCGGCCTCGGCCTGTCGATCTGCAAGCGCCTCGTCGAACTGATGGGCGGCACGATCAGCGTCGACGCGACCCCGGGGGCCGGCAGCACCTTCATCGTCGCCCTGCCCTTCAGCGTGCTCAACACCGGCCAAGCCGCGCCGGCCGCCGTCCCGCAAACTCTTGGCGAACTGCCGTCCGGGCTACGCATCCTTCTGGTCGAGGACAATCTGATCAACCAGAAAGTGGCCGGGGCGCTGCTTGCCAAACTCGGCTGCCGGACGACCATCGCCGACGACGGCCACGCCGCGCTGGAGCAGTTGGCGACCGGCAGTTTCGATGTGGTGCTGATGGATTGCCAGATGCCGGTCATCGACGGCTTCGAGGCCACCCGCCGCGTGCGTCGCGGCGAAGCCGGAGCGGCGGCGGCCCGCTTGCCGATCATCGCGATGACCGCCAATGCCATGCAGGGCGACAAGGAGGAATGCCTGGCCGCCGGCATGAACGACTATCTGGCCAAGCCGGTCAGCCGGGCCGAACTGATCGCCGCGCTGCAGCGCGCCAGCCAGCTGCGCTGA
- a CDS encoding glycosyltransferase family 4 protein, with protein MDLRAAGGGVMRLDIAFVTETFPPEVNGVAMTVGRLVGGLRERGHRISVVRPRQGQADLGGAHELALPGLPLPGYPGLRFGLPAGRQLARHWRQHRPDLVHVVTEGPLGWSAVSAARRLGIPVTSGFHTNFDRYSVHYGLGWLRPAVAAYLRTLHRRTRATMVPTAALAADLAGEGITGVRVVGRGVDTALFDPARRSSALRAGWGVPEAGLACLYVGRMAPEKNLALIEKSFAAIRSACPEARMVWVGDGPSAARLRASHADHHFAGTRLAEDLATHYASADLFLFPSLSETYGNVVAEAMASGLPVLAYRSAAAAELICDGANGHLAAPGDETAYVAAAIALAGRAERLPELASAARAAMLPRNWASVVERFESVAREAMLA; from the coding sequence GTGGACCTGCGTGCTGCTGGCGGTGGCGTGATGCGTCTGGATATCGCCTTCGTCACCGAAACCTTTCCGCCCGAGGTCAATGGTGTCGCGATGACCGTCGGCCGCCTGGTCGGTGGTCTGCGCGAGCGCGGCCACCGGATCAGCGTCGTTCGGCCGCGCCAGGGCCAGGCCGACCTCGGCGGGGCGCATGAACTGGCGCTGCCCGGCCTGCCCTTGCCCGGCTACCCCGGCCTGCGCTTCGGCCTGCCGGCCGGTCGCCAACTGGCCCGGCACTGGCGGCAGCACCGCCCGGACCTCGTGCACGTCGTGACCGAAGGCCCGCTCGGCTGGTCGGCGGTCAGCGCGGCGCGCCGGCTGGGCATACCGGTGACCTCCGGCTTTCATACCAATTTCGACCGCTACAGTGTGCATTACGGCCTCGGCTGGCTGCGCCCGGCGGTCGCCGCCTATCTGCGCACGCTGCATCGGCGGACGCGCGCCACCATGGTGCCGACCGCCGCGCTGGCCGCCGATCTGGCCGGCGAAGGCATCACCGGCGTGCGAGTGGTCGGGCGTGGCGTCGATACCGCCTTGTTCGACCCGGCCCGTCGTTCGTCAGCGTTGCGCGCCGGCTGGGGCGTGCCCGAGGCCGGGCTGGCCTGCCTCTATGTCGGGCGGATGGCGCCGGAAAAGAACCTGGCGCTGATCGAGAAAAGCTTTGCCGCGATCCGTAGCGCCTGCCCCGAGGCGCGCATGGTCTGGGTCGGCGACGGACCGTCGGCGGCGCGTCTGCGGGCCAGCCATGCCGATCACCATTTCGCCGGCACGCGGCTCGCTGAAGACCTCGCGACCCACTACGCCAGCGCCGATCTCTTCCTCTTCCCCAGTCTCAGCGAAACCTACGGCAATGTCGTGGCCGAGGCGATGGCCAGCGGCCTGCCGGTGCTCGCCTACCGCAGTGCGGCGGCAGCCGAATTGATCTGCGACGGGGCCAATGGCCATCTCGCGGCGCCCGGCGACGAAACCGCCTATGTCGCGGCGGCCATCGCTCTGGCCGGACGGGCCGAGCGCTTGCCAGAACTGGCCAGCGCTGCCCGCGCCGCGATGCTGCCGCGCAACTGGGCGAGTGTCGTCGAACGTTTCGAAAGCGTCGCCCGCGAAGCGATGCTCGCCTGA
- a CDS encoding diacylglycerol kinase, with amino-acid sequence MPEPSPHELGLDPANESPFKGKTGLRRVWNALSYSMAGLKAAYLCEDAFRQEVWLAALLIPAAVLLPVPWLGRGLMIASVLMVLVVELLNSAIEAVVDRVSLENHRLAKRAKDIGSAAVLVSLLMVVAVWTCVLLAVA; translated from the coding sequence ATGCCGGAACCTTCCCCGCACGAACTGGGTCTTGACCCGGCCAACGAATCGCCCTTCAAGGGCAAGACCGGTCTGCGCCGGGTCTGGAACGCTCTCAGCTACTCGATGGCCGGCCTCAAGGCGGCCTATCTGTGCGAGGACGCCTTCCGCCAGGAAGTCTGGCTGGCCGCCTTGTTGATCCCGGCCGCTGTGCTGCTGCCGGTGCCGTGGCTCGGGCGCGGCCTGATGATCGCCAGCGTCCTGATGGTGCTGGTCGTCGAATTGCTCAATTCGGCCATCGAAGCGGTGGTCGACCGGGTCAGCCTGGAAAACCATCGGCTGGCCAAGCGGGCCAAGGACATCGGCAGTGCCGCGGTGCTCGTTTCCTTGCTGATGGTGGTCGCGGTGTGGACCTGCGTGCTGCTGGCGGTGGCGTGA
- a CDS encoding carbohydrate porin, which yields MRLHSTLLLGIAIATPCLADETEENWQAKGQATYVWQKSPGFPADYSGPNSLSAKHERGYTFTSTAYLGVRPWKNGELYLNVEVGQGDALSGLTGLGGFSNGEATRVSGSKLKAYRQRLFLRQTWALGDETEFVESAFNQMAGHVAQDRFVLTAGNFSALDIFDGNAYAKDPRTQFLNWSNMAHTAFDYAADARGFGWGLAGEWYQGDWVLRFGRMTGPKEPNGQVVDYRIMHHYGDQIEIEHSHQIAERPGKVRLLAFRNRATLATYAEASAWLDSHPGQDRQAILNVRNDEQIKYGFGINIEQAITNNLGVFLRAMHADGRSETYAFTEADASLATGLALKGGAWGRADDTFGLAWMRNTLSNERRNYLAQGGISFFIGDGGLNYRPESIVETYYSWKALPGLWLSADYQRIQNPAYNADRGPAHIGSLRMHAEF from the coding sequence ATGCGCCTTCATTCCACTCTCCTGCTCGGCATCGCAATCGCCACCCCCTGCCTGGCCGACGAGACGGAAGAAAACTGGCAGGCCAAGGGACAGGCCACCTATGTCTGGCAGAAATCGCCCGGCTTTCCGGCCGACTACTCCGGCCCGAACAGCCTGTCGGCCAAACACGAGCGGGGCTACACCTTCACCTCGACAGCCTATCTCGGGGTTCGGCCCTGGAAAAATGGCGAGCTCTATCTCAATGTCGAAGTCGGACAAGGCGACGCGCTGTCCGGCCTGACCGGTCTTGGCGGCTTCAGCAACGGCGAAGCGACGCGGGTTTCCGGCAGCAAGCTGAAAGCCTACCGGCAGCGCCTGTTCCTGCGCCAGACCTGGGCCCTGGGCGATGAAACGGAGTTTGTCGAATCGGCCTTCAACCAGATGGCCGGCCACGTCGCTCAAGATCGCTTCGTGCTTACCGCCGGGAATTTCTCGGCCCTCGATATTTTCGACGGCAACGCCTACGCCAAGGACCCGCGCACCCAGTTTCTGAACTGGAGCAACATGGCGCACACCGCATTCGACTACGCCGCCGACGCCCGCGGTTTCGGCTGGGGCCTGGCCGGCGAGTGGTATCAAGGCGACTGGGTGCTGCGCTTCGGCCGCATGACCGGCCCCAAGGAGCCGAACGGGCAGGTGGTCGACTACCGGATCATGCATCACTACGGCGATCAGATCGAAATCGAACACAGCCATCAGATCGCCGAGCGCCCCGGCAAGGTCAGACTGCTCGCCTTCCGCAACCGCGCCACCCTCGCCACCTACGCCGAGGCCAGCGCCTGGCTCGACAGCCATCCGGGCCAAGACCGGCAGGCCATCCTGAATGTCCGCAACGACGAGCAGATCAAGTATGGTTTCGGGATCAACATCGAGCAGGCGATCACCAATAACCTCGGGGTTTTTCTCCGGGCGATGCACGCCGACGGCCGGAGCGAAACCTACGCCTTCACCGAGGCCGATGCCTCGCTCGCCACCGGGCTGGCACTGAAGGGCGGCGCCTGGGGCCGGGCCGATGACACCTTTGGCCTGGCCTGGATGCGCAACACGCTATCCAACGAGCGACGCAACTACCTGGCGCAGGGCGGTATCTCGTTCTTCATCGGCGACGGCGGGCTGAATTACCGTCCCGAATCCATCGTCGAAACCTATTACAGCTGGAAAGCGCTGCCCGGCCTGTGGCTGAGCGCCGACTACCAGCGCATTCAAAATCCGGCTTACAACGCCGACCGCGGCCCCGCCCACATCGGCTCGCTGCGCATGCACGCCGAGTTCTGA
- a CDS encoding Crp/Fnr family transcriptional regulator — protein sequence MVFFELFANNPSIISVPAGQPLFTAGEEGHLMFVLTTGSAEVIVNGRVVETLKHGSIVGELGIVLAGPRSASVIAKTNCEFVAIDEKRFQFLVQQTPYFATQVMRVMAERLRALNQMVAPAEAT from the coding sequence ATGGTTTTTTTCGAGCTCTTCGCCAACAACCCGTCGATTATCAGCGTGCCAGCCGGCCAGCCGCTATTCACCGCCGGCGAGGAAGGTCACCTGATGTTCGTGCTGACCACCGGCAGCGCCGAAGTCATCGTCAATGGCCGGGTGGTCGAAACCTTGAAACACGGCAGTATCGTCGGCGAACTGGGCATCGTTCTGGCCGGCCCGCGCTCGGCCAGCGTCATCGCCAAGACCAATTGCGAATTTGTCGCGATCGACGAAAAACGCTTCCAGTTCCTGGTCCAGCAGACGCCCTACTTCGCCACCCAGGTCATGCGCGTGATGGCCGAGCGGCTACGGGCGTTGAATCAGATGGTCGCGCCGGCTGAGGCGACCTGA
- a CDS encoding glycosyltransferase produces MRVLMVSDVYFPRVNGVSTSIETFRRTLREQGVDVRLVVPRYGDEADEAGVIRVAGRPVPGDREDRMVGWRAMHRAVLEAARDCDLIHIQTPFIAHYAGLKAARTLGLPVVATYHTLFEAYLEYYAPFLPAGWLQAQARAFSRRQCNALDAVIVPSSAMQQRLATYEVSVPLHVLPTGIPTAQFASGDGAAFRYRHGILSTRPVALFVGRVAHEKNIGFLLEALVHARRLRPDILLVVAGEGPAMADLKAQVKTLGLREAVQFIGYLDRRQELPDCYAAADAFVFASRTETQGLVLLEAMAAGLPVIALSEMGTTDILAPGRGAISPPAEPQAFGTALGDFLNRPSAWRHLADEAPVFAGEWSDAAMAARLAWLYRELAGLKIASERPSPAAA; encoded by the coding sequence ATGCGTGTCCTGATGGTATCGGACGTCTATTTTCCCCGGGTCAATGGCGTATCGACCTCGATTGAAACCTTTCGCCGTACGCTGCGCGAGCAGGGCGTCGATGTCCGCCTGGTTGTCCCGCGCTACGGCGACGAAGCCGACGAGGCCGGGGTGATCCGCGTCGCCGGCCGGCCGGTGCCGGGCGACCGCGAAGACCGCATGGTCGGCTGGCGGGCGATGCATCGTGCCGTGCTGGAAGCGGCCCGGGACTGCGACCTGATCCACATCCAGACCCCCTTCATCGCCCACTATGCCGGCCTGAAGGCGGCGCGCACCCTGGGCTTGCCGGTCGTCGCCACCTATCACACGCTGTTCGAGGCCTATCTCGAGTATTACGCGCCGTTCCTGCCGGCCGGCTGGCTGCAGGCCCAGGCGCGAGCCTTTTCCCGCCGTCAGTGCAATGCGCTCGATGCGGTGATCGTGCCGTCCAGCGCGATGCAGCAGCGCCTCGCCACCTACGAAGTCAGCGTACCGCTGCACGTGCTGCCGACCGGCATTCCGACGGCGCAGTTCGCCAGCGGCGACGGCGCCGCCTTCCGTTACCGCCACGGCATCCTGTCGACGCGGCCGGTGGCCCTGTTCGTCGGCCGGGTGGCGCATGAAAAGAACATCGGCTTCCTGCTCGAAGCGCTGGTCCATGCCCGGCGGCTGCGACCGGACATCCTGCTCGTCGTGGCCGGCGAAGGTCCGGCCATGGCCGACCTGAAAGCCCAGGTCAAGACGCTGGGCCTGCGCGAAGCGGTGCAGTTCATCGGCTATCTCGACCGCCGGCAGGAACTGCCGGATTGTTATGCCGCTGCCGATGCCTTCGTCTTCGCCTCGCGCACCGAAACGCAAGGCCTGGTGCTGCTCGAAGCGATGGCAGCCGGTCTGCCGGTCATTGCCCTTTCCGAAATGGGGACGACCGACATTCTGGCGCCCGGCCGTGGTGCAATATCCCCGCCGGCCGAGCCGCAGGCCTTCGGCACGGCGCTCGGCGACTTTCTCAACCGGCCCTCGGCCTGGCGCCATCTGGCCGACGAAGCGCCGGTCTTTGCCGGCGAATGGTCGGATGCGGCGATGGCGGCCCGCCTGGCCTGGCTCTATCGCGAACTGGCAGGCTTGAAAATTGCGTCGGAAAGGCCTTCTCCCGCAGCCGCCTGA
- a CDS encoding UDP-2,3-diacylglucosamine diphosphatase, with amino-acid sequence MPKVRSVFLSDIHLGTRACQADRLLDFLREYPADQTYLIGDIIDFWAMSRSIHWSQAQNTVVQKLLRRARHGDKVVFIPGNHDEALRDYCGIVFGDVEVVDELVHETADGRRFLLIHGDVFDQVTRHHRWVAVLGDKAYDLLVRLNLLLSWGRRKLGIAGYWSLAGFAKRKVKKALNFIFDFEDSAIHHARERGLDGVICGHIHWATIREIDGLSYVNCGDWVDSCTAIVEHFDGRLELVAWGMRSVVPTLAAAAVQHAEA; translated from the coding sequence ATGCCCAAGGTCAGATCAGTTTTCTTGTCCGACATCCACCTCGGCACGCGGGCGTGCCAGGCGGACCGTCTTCTCGATTTTCTGCGTGAATATCCGGCCGATCAGACTTACCTGATCGGCGACATCATCGACTTCTGGGCGATGAGCCGCAGCATCCACTGGTCGCAGGCCCAGAACACCGTGGTCCAGAAACTGCTGCGCCGGGCCCGCCACGGCGACAAGGTGGTGTTTATCCCCGGCAACCACGACGAGGCGCTGCGCGACTATTGCGGCATCGTCTTCGGCGATGTCGAGGTGGTCGACGAGCTGGTGCACGAAACGGCCGACGGCCGGCGCTTCCTGCTCATCCACGGCGACGTCTTCGATCAGGTGACGCGCCACCACCGCTGGGTGGCGGTCCTTGGCGACAAGGCCTACGACCTGCTGGTCCGGCTCAATCTGCTGCTCTCCTGGGGCCGGCGCAAGCTCGGCATCGCTGGCTACTGGTCGCTGGCCGGCTTTGCCAAGCGCAAGGTCAAGAAAGCCCTCAATTTCATTTTCGATTTCGAGGACTCGGCCATCCACCACGCCCGCGAACGCGGCCTGGACGGGGTGATCTGCGGCCATATCCACTGGGCGACGATCCGCGAAATCGACGGCCTCAGTTACGTCAATTGCGGCGACTGGGTCGATTCCTGCACGGCGATCGTCGAACACTTCGACGGCCGTCTCGAACTGGTCGCCTGGGGCATGCGCAGCGTCGTCCCGACCCTGGCTGCCGCAGCGGTCCAACATGCGGAGGCCTGA
- the purT gene encoding formate-dependent phosphoribosylglycinamide formyltransferase has translation MHFGTPLSPSALRVMLLGSGELGKEVIIALQRLGVEVIAVDRYENAPGQQVAHRAHVISMTDGAALRRLVELEKPHLIVPEIEAIATDMLVEIEAEGLAEVIPTARAAKLTMNREGIRRLAAEELGLATSPYRFADSLAELQAAIDGGIGYPCIVKPVMSSSGKGQSLLRGPDDVQKAWDYAASGGRVNAGRVIVEGFIDFDYEITLLTVRACDAGGAVQTYFCEPIGHVQVAGDYVESWQPQAMSRAALQRAQQIAAAVTGNLGGRGLFGVELFIKGDMVWFSEVSPRPHDTGLVTLCSQRFSEFELHARAILGLPVDTGLREPGASAVIYGGMDARGVAFTGLAEALAVPRSDLRLFGKPESFAKRRMGVAVANGDNVEQARERAKLAAGRVKAVAG, from the coding sequence ATGCATTTCGGCACCCCGCTTTCCCCCAGCGCTCTGCGCGTCATGCTGCTCGGCTCCGGCGAACTCGGCAAGGAAGTGATCATCGCGCTGCAGCGCCTCGGCGTCGAAGTGATCGCCGTCGACCGCTACGAGAACGCCCCCGGCCAGCAGGTCGCCCACCGCGCCCACGTCATTTCGATGACCGACGGCGCAGCGCTGCGCCGGCTGGTCGAACTGGAAAAGCCGCACCTGATCGTTCCGGAAATCGAAGCCATCGCCACCGACATGCTGGTCGAGATCGAGGCCGAGGGATTGGCCGAGGTCATCCCGACCGCCCGCGCCGCCAAACTGACGATGAACCGCGAAGGCATCCGCCGGCTGGCCGCCGAAGAACTCGGCCTGGCCACCTCGCCCTACCGGTTCGCCGATTCGCTGGCCGAACTGCAGGCCGCCATCGACGGCGGCATTGGCTATCCGTGCATCGTCAAGCCGGTGATGTCGTCGTCCGGCAAGGGCCAGTCGCTGCTGCGCGGCCCGGACGACGTGCAGAAAGCCTGGGATTACGCGGCGAGCGGCGGCCGGGTCAATGCCGGCCGGGTCATCGTCGAAGGCTTCATCGACTTCGATTACGAAATCACGCTGCTCACGGTACGCGCCTGCGATGCCGGCGGCGCCGTGCAAACCTATTTCTGCGAACCGATCGGTCACGTCCAGGTCGCCGGCGACTATGTCGAATCCTGGCAGCCGCAAGCGATGAGCCGGGCCGCCTTGCAGCGCGCCCAGCAGATCGCCGCCGCCGTCACCGGCAATCTCGGTGGGCGCGGCCTGTTCGGTGTCGAGCTGTTCATCAAGGGCGACATGGTGTGGTTCTCGGAAGTCAGCCCGCGGCCGCACGATACCGGGCTGGTCACGCTCTGTTCGCAGCGTTTCTCGGAATTCGAACTACACGCCCGCGCCATCCTCGGCCTGCCGGTCGACACCGGCCTGCGCGAGCCGGGCGCCTCGGCCGTCATTTACGGCGGCATGGACGCCCGCGGCGTCGCCTTCACCGGTCTCGCCGAAGCCCTCGCCGTGCCGCGCAGCGACCTGCGGCTGTTCGGCAAACCGGAGTCGTTCGCCAAACGCCGGATGGGCGTCGCCGTCGCCAATGGCGACAACGTCGAACAGGCGCGCGAACGGGCCAAGCTGGCGGCCGGCCGGGTCAAGGCAGTGGCCGGCTAG
- a CDS encoding adenylyltransferase/cytidyltransferase family protein, translated as MTYAAPSFESKICPPDQLAARAAQLARPLVFTNGCFDILHRGHVTYLAQAAALGVGMVVALNSDASVKRLGKGDDRPVNGLEDRLAVMAALGCVTLVTWFDEDTPLQRILECRPEILVKGGDWPVDKIVGCSEVRGWGGTVHSIPFIHQKSTTALLDKIRRL; from the coding sequence ATGACCTACGCCGCCCCGAGTTTCGAATCGAAAATCTGCCCGCCCGACCAGTTGGCCGCCCGTGCCGCCCAGCTGGCCCGTCCGCTGGTCTTTACCAACGGCTGTTTCGACATCCTGCATCGCGGCCATGTCACCTACCTGGCACAGGCCGCCGCGCTGGGCGTCGGCATGGTCGTCGCGCTGAACAGCGATGCCTCGGTCAAGCGACTCGGCAAGGGCGACGACCGCCCAGTCAATGGGCTGGAAGACCGCCTGGCGGTGATGGCGGCCCTCGGCTGCGTGACGCTGGTCACCTGGTTCGACGAGGACACGCCGCTGCAACGCATCCTCGAATGCCGGCCGGAAATCCTGGTCAAGGGCGGCGACTGGCCGGTGGACAAGATCGTCGGCTGCAGCGAAGTCCGCGGCTGGGGCGGCACGGTGCATTCGATTCCGTTCATTCACCAGAAATCGACGACGGCCCTGCTCGACAAGATTCGCCGCTTGTAG